From the genome of Salvia splendens isolate huo1 chromosome 7, SspV2, whole genome shotgun sequence:
TATATTATTCACTGAACCCATTCATTCTGTTTTCTCCAGCTTCAGAATTGATACCATATATTTACTTGAATACTTATTTTCTACATATATTCAGACTACTGAGAGTAACACTTAGAGAACAGAATCTAGAGCTATCCTTACTCATACCTGTGAAGCTCGCGAATCTGCATTCCTCCAGGGGCCAGAAGTCTTAAACCTATCTGAAGAAGAACATTTTGCATAGCATAATCAGCAGTTATGCAAGCGACACTAGACTCGGATAAGGATCTAAGAGTCCAGCTCTGTTCGCTACTTATATCATCTGTATGCCATGTATCAGCATCTTCATTTGTCTGACTTGTAATCTCTAAGTTCCCGAGCTGTTCAGTGCTCTCAACAAGGTCCTCCTGCAGTGTGTCACTGGAAGAATCTATTGCCTCTACCCTACCGAATTCATCTCTTTGGAAAGGAAGATTAACCCTCTCGCCATTTTGAGAAGACATCAAGCATTCTTCATCCAGTTTCATCTTATTTATACCTTCAGAGATATCTGCATTTCCGTTAACATCCTTACAGAAACCATTAACCGTTTGCTCATAATTTTCATCCACAACAAGCTCTGGACATGCGTCATCATCGATGTTTTCAGTATCTGGATTACTCGGTGTGTCTTGTTGTACAGACGAAGCATCGCTCATGTCACGTCTAGCTTTTCTCCTGAGAAATCTTCTATGAGTACTTCGACTAACTGCTGGTCGCCAATCATCGGAGTTTTCCTCAGACTGACCTAGCGATGCATCAATACCACCAGCCACCATCTTTTTCCCATCAATTTTAACCTCACTCTTCTTCTTCGGATAGTATCTCTTGGGTTTCTCAAAACCAGCATCACCATCCTCCTGGTTACCCGCACACGACCTACCATCATGACTGGAGGCATCCTCCATACTAACTTGACCTTCTGGAATAACACCGAGGCTCAAATCTTTGAGGGGCAAAATTCTAGATTCGGCATGTGATCCATTGTCTTCAGCATGGTCTAGAGCTTCCCATTCCTCAAGATTAGGGACATTAGAACCCCATCCAGGCAAGTCCTTTTCTGGAAGCCTTTTAACATTAACGGCATGAATGGCAGGCGGGTTGTCTCTGAGATGCTGAGTCCCATGGATTTGGGCCTCCAATGTGTAGGTCAAGGCAATGAGCTTCAAGTCGACATCCGAAAGTGTTTGCAAATCACCCGTAGCCCTAGCAAAGCTGGCCACTGTAAAATAACGAATTGAGTAAGAAAACTACTTCACATTAAAAGCTTCTCTTATATAAGTTTTAATACATGTGATTGAGCTTAATATTACCAAATCCACTAACAGTGGCAGCGACAATATCCCAATCTCCTAGTAATGTGCTCTTTTGTAATGTAAAGAAACCTTTTTAAATTGAAACTAAGCTTTATAATCGAACCTCCAAAAACTATGATTTATAATCGAACCTCCAAAAGCAGATATAATTTAATCTGCTTCAGTTTAAGAAGCTCAACTAAATTATTAAGAGAGCAACAGTGTCCATTTATGCGCACAAATTAAACCACAAATACAATAGAAAAACATTGCCCAATTATACATAAACAACAATTATTGAGGACACAATGAAAAGGATCTATGAACGACAACAATACTGcaataaatgaagaaaaaaatcacCTTTCTTAAGAGCATCAGGTGAAGGCTCCAGAGTATCAACAGAGAAGGGCAGAAAGTGCAGGGCGTGGCGAGAGGCGGGATCGCGAATTTCGGTGATGACCTCGGCGACGGAGACGAAGCGGTCGGCGGAGTGGAGGAGCTTCTCTCCTCCCTGGATTATCGCGTTGGCGTCAACAACCGCCACCGCGATTCCTTTTGTTGATGAGCAGCTCCCCACCAATTTTTGGGCGATAAATTCATTTGGTTGCTGCTTTTGTTGTGGTTGCGCCGGGGGTTGCTGCTTGAGGATATTGCTCCAGCACATCAGCGGTGAAGCTTGTACTTCCATGGTAGAGAGAGGGATAGAGAATCAGGGAGAACTATAAACCCTATGATATTTTAGTCCTATTATATAAGGAGAATTGGGCCATATTAACTGGGCCGACTTTTCTCAAAAAGGACTTTTAGTAACTAAATagaatattttgaataaatgatCCTATGGTTTCAAAAGCAATTTATTAAACTAGAAATTAAATACATGTTGGTATAAAAGAAATGCCACATATGGGATTGAAGGATACAGTCAAtacagaaataaaataataaaaaaagctATTAAAATAATggttattatttaaatattaataaacaGAAGGCCAAAATTTACAAATAAAGTAACAATATTTCCTTCTAGAAGGAGTATGGCAATGGTACGAAATTACTAAAAACATGTGATACAATTCTTGGTGGATCAGAAACTCATAGAGAATGCCCAGCTTGATCTCATACAGAATCGATCCCTGGTGGATCAGAAACTCAATTCGGATCCCACATTTGGGCCGGTTCTTTTGGGCTCCGTCACTTCCTCATCGGGCCAGGTAAGTCCACTTTCTGGGCCCTCTCTATTAAGTGGTTCTCCACCTCTTTCGGTCCAGCCCATTCCAAACCCCCTTCTTATTTCACCATCAGCCACCAAACACTCCCAGCAGCCCATACTCCTTCTCCCACTAGCCCAATCCACAGCCCAACAGCCCACTTCCTCATTCCCATCAGCCCAAACTAAATTCCATCAACCAAAAAAAATGCCACATAAATCCAAACTCCTTTTAACCAAACAATTAGCCCACTTAACTGTTAATCCAACCACTTCTTCAAAAAATATAGCACCCATTTCAAAATATGGTTCCAAAAAACAGCATGCTTCGGTGATTACCGGAAGAGAGCTTGCGGCAACTCTGTTTTCTGGACGTCCCCAGCACCATACAAGCCTGCCTAAACCAACAGCCGCCTCCTCGACCCTGCCGTGTGTTGATGCCGGCGATGCGTCGGCATTCCCTCCGATCATCAGTTCCAAACATATTCCAGCAGCCACGACTTCTGCCGCGGCTAATCGGACAACCTCTCCTGCTGCTACTTCTTCTACGGTTGTCCAGCAGCCACTCACGTCGGTTACCACTGCCATGATTGCTAATTCTTCCCCTCTTGCTTGGGCTGGTTTGATGGATAAAGGAGCACACAAGGAGAAAGGAGTTCATGGAGAATTTTTAAAGGAGTCGGCTGAATTTAATGGAGACAGATCAAGCATCTTCTTTGGGAAGTCTATGGCTGATGTATTAAAGAAGGGCCAGCCGGCAGAGGGTCCGATTTTTTTGGACCGAGAAAAGGCGGATAAAAGAGGCGAAGTCCGTATTGTCGAAGGTAAACCTTGTTTATATTTTTCGCCTAATGAGACTTCTTTTCTTGTAGGCCGTATAGGACCTGCCATCGTCGGCAAATTCTCACACTCCATCCCTCCTGCCCACCAAATTCAGAAGGCATTAGGTAATTTAGAACTTGTTGGTGCTATGTCTTGGAATTTTCTAaatgcgaagcatattttcaTTCAATTGTCTGATATGCGTGATTATGTTAAGTTGCTTAATGGACCGAATAATTCTCCTGTTTGGTATGTTGAGCATCATCCCATGCGCGTGTTTAAATGGACCCCTAGCTTTGATCCTTTTTTCGAGATTCCTATTGTAGCTATTTGGTGCAACATACTTGCTTTGCCTGTTCACTTATTTGAAGAGTCGTCTCTTATTGCGATTGGTGAGATGTTAGGCAAACCTGTACAAGTAGATAGGGCCACTATCACTAGATCCCGTGTTTCATTTGCTCGCATTTGTGTCGAGGTCGATTTGTCGCGCCCTATTCTTGATGAGATTGATATTGCTGGGAAACATGTTACGTTGAAGGttaaatgggacaagatcccatTATTTTGTTCTGAATGTAAACACGTCGGCCATTCGAAGACGACTTGCTATGCATCCGGGAGGCGGCCTATGCCTCCCAAGAGGGACTACTCCCAAAGGCCGACCCCATAGAACCGACCTCCTCCCAACAGAGAGGGAGAGTCGCATCCGGCAGGCCCTAGTAGACAGCCACAGGGCCCGAGGTTCCAACCTTTTGCTACCCAGCCTACAGAGAGGCCACCCCCAGAGGTTGGACAGCCACAGCGTCAGGACAGGCACAACCAGGGCTTGGTCATCAGAGAGCCGGCCCCTGGCTCCGTCTTACACCCTGGGCCGTCTTCAGCAGCCGTAGAGGGTTCACAGGCTGCATGGGACGACGGCTTCGTCGtgcctaagaagaagaagaacataAGGAGCGCAGCTTGGTATGAGAGGCGACGAGAGAGGCGCCGAGAGAAGATGCAAGTGACAGCCACCTCGAGGAGGACAGCGTCAGACGGTGAGGGACATAAGGGGTTTGAGGGAGATGATTCCTCGTCTGGGAGAGAGCGGGGCTCTAGATCCCGATCGCCCTCTATTACACGCGGCTTCGGGTACGGTCCCCTAGCGATGGTTGTGCATGGCGACAACATGTTCGGGGCCTTGGAGGATTTTCCCTCGGATGATGCCGAGGTTGAGATGGACAGCGATACCCACCAGGATCATATGATAGTGGAGGTACCGAACACGAGGCTTGAATTCGACGATCCGGTACTGCAGTACATTGGATACACTTCCCCTCCCGCAGAGGGTTCATCGAAGAAGGCGAGGCTTTCGGCCTCGGGAGCCTACTGAGTTTCCCATGTCTTCTCACTTCATGATCTGGAATGCCCAGGGGATAGCGAACGCTACTACCCAAGGCACTTTCAAGAATATGATCGATATGCACAGTGTTTTGTTTGCCGCGGTGCTAGAGCCCCAGACGGATCCCCAACCTTCTTTCTTTAGTAGGAGTTTTGGGTTGCAGTTTAGGTGTTCGAACACAAACGGCAAGATTTGGATCTTCTCTCACAGGGACTGGCAGGTCGAGGTCATTGACGACTCTGAGCAGGTCCTTCACGTCCGAGTTACTGCTGTGATATTCCCTTTATCAATCTATCTCTTCATAGTGTAcgctaagtgctcgagggaggggagatacgatctgtggaataagctcagggacttcaacatcttcttgttggaggaagagagacaAGGCAGCACGACAGACAGGCACGGAGAGATGATGGACTTCGCCGACGCCGTAGCAGACTGCCAGCTACTGGACCCAGGCTTTGATGGCCCACCGTTCACATGGACGAGGAGTGGGCTCTGGGAGAGATTGGACAGAGTTCTTCTTGGGGAGCATTGGACGACCGCCTTTGCAGCTACTAGGGTGACTCATTCGCCTAGGATCTCCTCAGATCATGCCCCTTTGGTAGTGCGGTGCCAGCTCACGACTCAGATTCCGAGGCCTTCgtttaggtttcagaacatgtgggttcagcatcacactttcagggatgagattgccagagtgtggacggcggagacgggcttcttcggcatgcttaatcttcagttcaaactcaaCAGAGTTAAGGGTTTTCTCAAGGGATGGAACATGGAGGTCTTTGGGAATATCTTTGACAAGCTGAGGGAGGCAGGGGAGGCAGTTGCCGCTGCGCAGGCGGCTTACGACGGGGACCCGACAGGAGCCCACAGGAGTGAGCTTAGCCGTTGaggaggaggatttctggaagcagaaggctgccattcggtgggcggcagaaggcgaaaggaattccaaattcttccacggatgggtgcgacagaagcgggtgaagtcccggattcacgccattcaggcaggaGGACAAACTCTCACGTTAGAGGATGACATCAGACAGTCAGCGGTTGGCTACTTCCAGCGGCTTCTCACGACAGACATTGAGCActtggagcagccggaccttgATCTCTTGCGCAGTCTCCCAGAGACCGTGGACCGCGAGGGCCTCTGTGCAGTC
Proteins encoded in this window:
- the LOC121811201 gene encoding RNA-binding NOB1-like protein, with protein sequence MEVQASPLMCWSNILKQQPPAQPQQKQQPNEFIAQKLVGSCSSTKGIAVAVVDANAIIQGGEKLLHSADRFVSVAEVITEIRDPASRHALHFLPFSVDTLEPSPDALKKVASFARATGDLQTLSDVDLKLIALTYTLEAQIHGTQHLRDNPPAIHAVNVKRLPEKDLPGWGSNVPNLEEWEALDHAEDNGSHAESRILPLKDLSLGVIPEGQVSMEDASSHDGRSCAGNQEDGDAGFEKPKRYYPKKKSEVKIDGKKMVAGGIDASLGQSEENSDDWRPAVSRSTHRRFLRRKARRDMSDASSVQQDTPSNPDTENIDDDACPELVVDENYEQTVNGFCKDVNGNADISEGINKMKLDEECLMSSQNGERVNLPFQRDEFGRVEAIDSSSDTLQEDLVESTEQLGNLEITSQTNEDADTWHTDDISSEQSWTLRSLSESSVACITADYAMQNVLLQIGLRLLAPGGMQIRELHRWVLKCHACSKVTTEIGKIFCPTCGNGGTLRKVAVTVSDNGIILATRRPRVSLRGTKYSLPLPQGGRDAITKNPILREDQLPQKFLYPKTKKKNKQNDDFFIPDDIFLHHNDKKAPLQPPVRKALAVFSGKRNPNDIRYAPRKC